The following are encoded in a window of Manihot esculenta cultivar AM560-2 chromosome 8, M.esculenta_v8, whole genome shotgun sequence genomic DNA:
- the LOC110621735 gene encoding microtubule-associated protein 70-1, with product MSANHYITSNGDAELAKPALTSSGSFKARKSKPSANPAAGTAISRAGSDVDDIITLLHGSDPVRVELNRLENEVRDRDRELGEALAEIKSLKNSERLKEKAVEELTDELNKVDEKLKAAEALLESRNLEIKKINEEKKAALAAQFAAEATLRRVHAAQKDDDMPPIEAIITPLEAELKLARLEVAKLQDDNRALDRLTKSKEAALLEAEKTVEMALAKASLVDDLQNKNQELMKQIEICQEENKILDKMHRQKVAEVEKLTQTVRELEEAVLSGGAAANAVREYQRRVQEMNEEKKVLEREVARAKVSANRVATVVANEWKDGNDKVMPVKQWLEERRFFQGEMQQLRDKLAVAERTAKAESQLKEKYQLRFKVLEERLKASNGNSRATFEGRNVCSGQSRRQSFGGAENFSRSSSNGYLSRKASHLQAGSLRSNNTATLLRHAKASSRSFDGGNGSVDAVKLIPENMSADNAVTSTSNQTQNSETVVCEQPANGLPMEKSKSEHEDCVSGILYDMLQKEVMTLRKASQEKDQSLKDKDDAIEMLAKKVDTLNKAMEVESKKMRREMAAMEKEVAAMQVSKERDHRTRRSSAPRAAQLLSARYARNS from the exons ATGTCAGCCAACCACTACATTACCAGCAACGGGGACGCCGAGCTGGCCAAACCGGCTCTTACTTCGTCGGGTTCCTTCAAGGCACGCAAATCCAAGCCCAGCGCCAACCCCGCCGCCGGTACAGCTATCTCACGGGCCGGTTCGGATGTCGATGATATTATTACACTTTTGCACGGCTCTGATCCCGTCCGCGTTGAGCTTAACCGCCTAGAGAACGAAGTCCGAG ATAGAGATAGGGAATTGGGAGAAGCCCTTGCAGAAATCAAGTCCTTGAAGAATTCAGAACGCTTGAAAGAGAAGGCAGTTGAGGAG CTTACAGACGAGCTAAATAAAGTGGATGAAAAGCTAAAAGCTGCAGAAGCTCTTCTGGAAAGCAGG AACCttgaaattaagaaaataaatgaagagaaaaaaGCCGCTTTGGCAGCCCAATTTGCTGCAGAAGCAACACTTCGAAGAGTACATGCTGCTCAGAAAGATGATGACATGCCTCCTATTGAGGCCATTATCACTCCGCTGGAGGCTGAATTGAAGTTGGCTAGGCTGGAG GTTGCAAAGTTGCAAGATGACAATAGAGCACTTGATCGCCTCACCAAATCTAAGGAAGCTGCTctacttgaggcagagaaaaccGTCGAGATGGCTTTGGCAAAAGCATCCTTAGTTGatgatctgcaaaacaaaaACCAAGAGTTAATGAAGCAAATTGAAATATGCCAG GAGGAGAATAAAATTCTGGACAAAATGCATCGCCAAAAGGTTGCTGAGGTGGAAAAGCTGACTCAGACTGTTCGAGAGCTTGAGGAGGCTGTCCTATCTGGAGGCGCTGCTGCTAATGCTGTGCGTGAATACCAGAGAAGAGTGCAAGAAATGAAT GAGGAGAAAAAAGTACTGGAACGTGAAGTAGCTCGTGCAAAGGTTAGTGCGAACAGAGTTGCTACTGTAGTTGCAAATGAGTGGAAGGATGGCAATGATAAAGTTATGCCAGTAAAGCAATGGCTTGAAGAAAGAAGATTTTTTCAG GGGGAAATGCAGCAGCTTAGAGATAAATTGGCAGTTGCTGAGCGCACAGCAAAGGCAGAATCCCAATTGAAA GAAAAATATCAATTACGTTTCAAGGTTTTGGAGGAAAGGCTTAAAGCATCTAATGGTAATTCCCGTGCTACTTTTGAAGGAAGAAATGTATGCAGTGGGCAATCACGGCGTCAGTCTTTTGGTGGAGCTGAGAATTTTTCCAGATCATCATCCAATGGCTATTTGTCAAGGAAAGCATCACATTTACAAGCTGGCTCTCTTCGTTCTAATAACACTGCGACATTATTAAGGCATGCCAAGGCATCATCAAGATCATTTGATGGAGGTAATGGATCAGTTGATGCAGTTAAGCTTATTCCAGAAAACATGAGTGCAGACAATGCTGTCACCAGCACCAGCAATCAGACCCAAAATAGTGAAACTGTTGTCTGTGAGCAACCTGCTAATGGGTTGCCAATGGAAAAATCAAAATCCGAGCACGAGGATTGTGTTTCAGGAAttttgtatgatatgttacagaaAGAGGTGATGACTTTGAGAAAAGCTTCCCAGGAAAAAGATCAAAGCCTCAAGGACAAGGATGATGCCATTGAG ATGCTGGCAAAGAAGGTTGATACATTAAACAAAGCAATGGAGGTTGAATCAAAAAAGATGCGAAGGGAAATGGCTGCCATGGAAAAGGAAGTTGCTGCTATGCAGGTTAGCAAGGAGCGTGATCATAGAACGCGGCGCAGCAGTGCTCCCAGGGCTGCTCAGTTACTTTCTGCCAG GTATGCAAGAAATTCATAG